The Haloarchaeobius sp. HME9146 genome includes a region encoding these proteins:
- a CDS encoding DUF4350 domain-containing protein: MHFAGRTVRYPQLLVAGLLVLLVGAGLWAGVTSADAFGAYNPAWDGLQDARTIVGETDRTVVVAQETSEYGTLDANETTAFVLSPTSDYGPAAEADLRNFVRDGGTLVVAGDFGGTVNPLLSGIGATSRLDGTTLRDEQQYTESPAMPLATNVSDDSRVADVDELALNYATVVDPGAESTVLVRSSPYGYLDANGNQALDDNETLASYPVVVTESVGEGQVVVVSDPSVFINTMLDRGDNRAFLSAIVGESETVLFDYSHAGQLPPLVRLTHLLADSALAMLVTGLLLLVGGTIAVRGLPVSVPVPWGRESPSITSVTLDEASITDLLERRHPEWERERVRRVAKSINRPSENTVNDE; this comes from the coding sequence GTGCATTTCGCTGGCCGGACGGTCCGGTACCCGCAACTCCTGGTCGCCGGTCTCCTGGTCCTGCTCGTCGGGGCAGGACTCTGGGCAGGCGTCACGTCCGCGGACGCCTTCGGTGCGTACAACCCCGCGTGGGACGGATTGCAGGACGCACGGACTATCGTGGGAGAGACGGACAGGACGGTCGTCGTCGCGCAGGAGACGAGCGAATACGGGACGCTCGACGCGAACGAGACCACGGCGTTCGTGCTCTCGCCGACCAGCGACTACGGCCCGGCAGCCGAGGCCGACCTCAGGAACTTCGTCCGGGACGGCGGTACACTGGTCGTGGCTGGTGACTTCGGTGGGACCGTCAATCCCCTGCTTTCGGGTATCGGAGCTACTTCTCGGCTCGACGGGACGACACTCCGTGACGAACAGCAGTACACGGAATCCCCCGCGATGCCACTAGCGACGAACGTCAGTGACGACTCGCGCGTGGCTGACGTGGACGAACTCGCACTGAACTACGCGACGGTCGTCGACCCCGGAGCCGAGAGCACCGTTCTCGTTCGAAGCTCCCCGTACGGGTATCTGGACGCGAACGGGAACCAAGCCCTCGACGACAACGAGACCCTTGCCAGCTATCCCGTCGTCGTCACCGAGTCCGTCGGTGAGGGACAGGTGGTCGTCGTCTCCGACCCGAGCGTGTTCATCAACACGATGCTCGACCGGGGCGACAACCGGGCGTTCCTCTCCGCTATCGTGGGTGAGTCCGAGACGGTCCTCTTCGACTACTCCCACGCAGGGCAACTCCCGCCACTGGTCAGGCTCACGCACCTGCTCGCCGACTCGGCGCTGGCCATGCTCGTGACCGGTCTCCTGCTCCTTGTCGGTGGAACCATTGCCGTTCGTGGGCTCCCGGTATCGGTTCCGGTCCCGTGGGGACGGGAGTCGCCATCGATCACAAGTGTCACTCTCGACGAGGCGTCCATCACCGACCTGCTGGAACGCCGGCACCCGGAGTGGGAACGCGAACGTGTCCGCCGTGTCGCGAAAAGTATTAACAGGCCATCCGAAAATACGGTGAACGATGAATAA
- a CDS encoding MoxR family ATPase, whose amino-acid sequence MNNPADAYAALRDEISTVLVGNDELIEYLTISLFTRGHVLVEGVPGVAKTTAANAFARAVGLDYTRIQMTPDVLPADITGTHVFREGTGEFQLQRGPIFSNLALADEINRATPKTQSALLEAMQENQVTIEGDTLPLPQPFMVIATQNPIEMEGTFDLPEAQRDRFQLKLVVDTPTRENERILLDRFDDDAQLGARDVEQVLTAQDVLELREVVEDVHVASSVKEYILDVVRAVREDDNVDVGSSPRAGITLLNTTKARAAIRGRDYVIPDDVKALAKPVLRHRIVLSTEADLGSVDAEDVVEDVLDRIAPPEVSGFQFGDETRDAPTADE is encoded by the coding sequence ATGAATAACCCGGCCGACGCCTACGCCGCCCTCCGCGACGAGATATCTACCGTTCTGGTCGGCAACGACGAGCTTATCGAGTACCTGACAATTTCGCTGTTCACTCGGGGACACGTCCTCGTCGAGGGCGTCCCGGGCGTCGCGAAGACGACCGCGGCGAACGCCTTCGCGAGGGCGGTCGGCCTCGACTACACCCGTATCCAGATGACGCCCGACGTGCTGCCCGCGGACATCACGGGAACCCACGTTTTCCGTGAGGGAACCGGTGAGTTCCAGCTCCAGCGTGGTCCCATCTTCTCCAACCTCGCGCTGGCCGACGAGATCAACCGGGCGACGCCGAAGACCCAGTCCGCACTGCTCGAAGCGATGCAGGAGAACCAGGTGACCATCGAGGGAGACACCTTACCCCTCCCACAGCCGTTCATGGTCATCGCGACCCAGAACCCCATCGAGATGGAGGGCACGTTCGACCTGCCCGAGGCGCAACGCGACCGCTTCCAGCTGAAGCTCGTCGTCGATACGCCGACCCGTGAGAACGAGCGAATCTTGCTCGACCGGTTCGACGACGACGCACAGCTCGGTGCGCGAGATGTCGAACAGGTGTTGACCGCGCAGGACGTGCTCGAACTTCGAGAGGTCGTCGAGGACGTCCACGTCGCGTCGTCGGTGAAGGAGTACATCCTCGACGTGGTCCGGGCAGTGCGTGAGGACGACAACGTCGACGTCGGGTCCTCACCGCGTGCGGGCATCACACTCCTGAACACGACGAAAGCGCGGGCCGCGATCAGGGGTCGGGACTACGTGATTCCCGACGACGTGAAGGCGCTGGCGAAGCCCGTGCTCCGGCACCGGATAGTGCTCAGTACCGAGGCAGACCTGGGGAGCGTGGATGCGGAGGACGTCGTCGAGGACGTGCTCGACCGCATCGCGCCGCCGGAGGTCAGTGGCTTCCAGTTCGGTGACGAGACGCGAGACGCGCCGACGGCAGACGAGTAA
- a CDS encoding FtsX-like permease family protein, giving the protein MEYRRLVLTRWTRRDRLAVLTIAVTVAFFTSTVLAVTAVSTQTTAIAAEFETPASVEHVSGGAATEQGVAIPAGTIQVDGTNATLVGLSNETVQRLQASNIVVPPPPGAGVTVATDGAGRSAGNVTVVTSDGTETTVSLQTRSAGQQAIPGEWYVANETLASQVGGGDGYRIETETPTVPADGSPVLGALAFFVAGTRSLVGLLFAGAVGVAILVGVIVYSVVRMTVRDRREEIRLVRALGALPRQVLTLFGGRALLLTAVGIALGYSVGVIGVNLAANVGVFLGLPTSLSMRVSARSAVLLLQGYGIVFASGGIAGILATLPAVRGAPYAETGEDYSDGRLTSLAPATLEPELFDWRGVVPAAGALTVFVAVLLLVTSFAGALGPLAGGDGATVTEPGATHPIASDVPGHYAGVLESQDQITASPEILGFSTVDGTAVLVRGADYEKFATVSDAALVAGRRPTTQGEAVIGADLAASLGVEPGDEVTLGGSTRPAFTSVSVVGTYEAPGYFDDHLLVSLSTARHLSTKRGDSVNFIRLSERPDASPGGDEVQVVDLGAPNRTTVGSTVTVTATVLNPTTSTVERTVTFTIDGQSVDRTVSIRSFASRTVSTRFEATETGSVTVGVEDRTRTVQVLPADAVTIRGLPPVAPPDSSIRVQVVGVADGAPVAGATVTLGSETYESDENGVVSLSVPSTGTYDVEVARGDYATTQRLEVATGAQRSLVASWDVPAAASPLSQVEGRLTVSNPWNQTLSRTVLLNYPGRTRSVSVSLAPGESRTVPVSVGRLAPDSYEFTAVSDGEELATATLRVEGDARLASAIASHSATEAGTTGIGRAVATVFGNVQIIVAALVVFAGVMTVGGTTAAFARSVQARYRELGLYRAVGASRRQVLGVVVRDGLRVGSVATVLGLALGTGSVLALEQLGLLRVYGVSAPVELGVSTLGLSVVTSLVLVVTGTVLAVWPALQKEPVVLVEAGDE; this is encoded by the coding sequence ATGGAATACAGACGGCTCGTTCTGACGCGGTGGACCCGACGCGACCGGCTGGCAGTTCTCACCATCGCGGTCACCGTCGCCTTCTTTACGAGCACGGTGCTCGCCGTGACGGCCGTCTCGACGCAGACGACCGCCATCGCCGCCGAGTTCGAAACCCCAGCGAGCGTCGAACACGTCTCTGGTGGCGCGGCCACGGAGCAGGGTGTCGCCATCCCCGCAGGGACGATCCAGGTCGACGGGACGAACGCGACGCTCGTCGGGCTCTCGAACGAGACGGTTCAGCGCCTGCAAGCCTCGAATATCGTCGTGCCGCCGCCACCAGGGGCCGGTGTCACCGTCGCAACTGACGGAGCAGGGCGGTCGGCTGGCAACGTGACTGTCGTGACGAGCGACGGGACCGAGACGACCGTCTCGCTCCAGACGCGGTCCGCCGGGCAGCAAGCGATACCCGGGGAGTGGTATGTGGCGAACGAGACGCTCGCTAGCCAGGTCGGTGGCGGGGACGGGTACCGAATCGAGACGGAGACGCCGACCGTCCCGGCCGACGGATCCCCGGTGCTCGGTGCACTCGCGTTCTTCGTCGCCGGGACGCGCTCGCTCGTCGGATTGCTGTTCGCCGGGGCAGTGGGTGTCGCCATCCTCGTGGGCGTCATCGTCTACAGCGTCGTCAGGATGACCGTCAGGGACCGGCGAGAGGAGATACGGCTGGTCAGGGCACTCGGTGCGCTCCCGCGACAGGTCCTCACACTGTTCGGCGGGCGGGCACTGTTGCTGACGGCGGTCGGCATCGCACTGGGGTATTCGGTCGGCGTCATCGGGGTGAACCTGGCCGCGAACGTGGGCGTGTTCCTCGGGCTGCCGACCTCCCTCTCCATGCGCGTCTCGGCACGTTCCGCGGTGTTGCTCTTGCAGGGGTACGGCATCGTCTTCGCCAGTGGTGGCATCGCCGGGATACTCGCGACGCTTCCGGCAGTCAGGGGCGCACCCTACGCCGAGACGGGCGAGGACTACTCGGACGGTCGCCTGACGAGTCTCGCACCTGCAACGCTCGAACCGGAACTGTTCGACTGGCGCGGGGTGGTGCCTGCCGCCGGAGCCCTGACCGTTTTCGTCGCCGTGCTGTTGCTCGTGACCTCGTTCGCCGGAGCACTCGGCCCACTCGCGGGCGGTGACGGTGCGACGGTTACCGAACCGGGCGCGACGCATCCCATCGCGAGCGACGTCCCCGGACACTACGCCGGTGTGCTCGAATCTCAGGACCAGATTACCGCGAGCCCGGAGATACTGGGTTTCTCGACCGTCGACGGTACCGCCGTGCTGGTCCGTGGGGCGGATTACGAGAAGTTCGCGACGGTGAGCGACGCGGCCCTCGTCGCCGGCCGCCGGCCGACCACACAGGGCGAGGCCGTCATCGGAGCGGACCTCGCCGCGTCACTCGGTGTCGAGCCAGGTGACGAGGTGACGCTCGGGGGGAGCACGCGACCCGCGTTCACCTCGGTGTCGGTGGTGGGGACCTACGAGGCACCGGGCTACTTCGACGACCACCTGCTCGTCTCGCTCTCGACGGCTCGTCATCTTTCGACGAAGCGCGGTGATTCGGTGAACTTCATCCGGCTGTCCGAGCGACCGGACGCCTCCCCGGGCGGCGACGAGGTCCAGGTCGTCGACCTCGGTGCGCCGAACCGGACGACGGTCGGGTCGACGGTCACGGTGACCGCAACGGTGTTGAACCCGACCACCTCGACAGTGGAGCGGACGGTGACGTTCACCATCGATGGACAATCGGTCGACCGGACGGTATCGATCCGGTCGTTCGCCTCGCGGACGGTATCGACCAGATTCGAAGCGACCGAGACCGGGTCGGTGACCGTCGGCGTCGAGGACCGCACGAGGACGGTGCAGGTGCTGCCCGCCGATGCAGTCACCATCCGCGGGCTTCCCCCGGTCGCGCCACCCGATTCGAGCATCCGCGTCCAGGTGGTCGGAGTGGCTGACGGCGCACCCGTTGCAGGGGCCACGGTGACCCTCGGTAGCGAGACGTACGAGTCTGACGAGAACGGCGTGGTGTCGCTTTCGGTCCCATCGACGGGAACCTACGACGTGGAAGTCGCTCGCGGGGACTACGCGACGACGCAGCGGCTCGAGGTCGCCACTGGTGCGCAACGTTCCCTCGTCGCCTCGTGGGACGTTCCTGCGGCCGCCTCTCCGCTCTCGCAGGTGGAGGGCCGCCTCACCGTCTCGAACCCCTGGAACCAGACGCTCTCCCGGACGGTCCTGCTCAACTATCCCGGCAGAACGCGGTCGGTGTCCGTCTCCCTCGCCCCCGGTGAATCCCGGACGGTGCCGGTTTCGGTCGGCAGGCTGGCACCCGATTCGTACGAGTTCACCGCCGTGAGCGACGGCGAGGAACTGGCGACCGCGACGCTCCGAGTCGAGGGCGACGCTCGGCTCGCGTCTGCAATCGCCTCCCACAGCGCGACCGAGGCCGGGACGACCGGTATCGGGCGGGCCGTCGCGACCGTCTTCGGGAACGTCCAGATAATCGTCGCTGCCCTCGTCGTGTTCGCCGGCGTGATGACCGTCGGTGGGACCACGGCCGCATTCGCCCGGAGCGTCCAGGCCCGGTACCGCGAACTCGGGCTGTACCGGGCGGTCGGTGCGAGTCGCCGGCAGGTCCTGGGCGTGGTGGTCCGTGACGGACTCCGGGTCGGGAGCGTGGCGACCGTGCTGGGGTTGGCACTCGGGACGGGGTCTGTGCTCGCGCTGGAACAGCTCGGGTTGCTCCGGGTGTACGGCGTCAGCGCACCCGTTGAACTCGGTGTTTCGACGCTGGGTCTGTCGGTCGTGACCAGTCTCGTGCTGGTCGTCACCGGGACGGTGCTGGCCGTCTGGCCGGCGCTGCAGAAAGAGCCGGTCGTGCTCGTCGAGGCTGGAGACGAATAG
- a CDS encoding PGF-CTERM sorting domain-containing protein yields the protein MAATVGGTAVSMPMQEQAESVDVIRSPTYSDGEAPEDSVSDVFAFGNVTLAGDNEVTGALTAANGTPVDGDTVQLVNPGGRFTLNQTNETGDFTFSTEENGSHELTYHQDGYGSLAPADGIPDVYTFGDVEVSGDTDLGTRSLPAGHNLTVQLEYPNGTRIADAEVRIIHERGEGHVGAERTTDANGTVDIEVTGDIRVYVIPTDHLDYESTDVTMTEDRTVTLTVDPQVQVNGTVTDHTGATVENMWLYYAGDGSYDSNVTDSEGRYTVAVHPNKSHFVRLEQGRAEPTPFPDDGVPGVYVTDPIAVGDGGTHDIQLPKGHDLNVTVQNESGVAIQGVNLSVEAVRNNERTSAPGTTDANGMFVPNGATDPGIEVNGSIAVDIWDTPPGYGETEVATNVTNSTNLTVTLPSAMTVTGTVEGANGTPAASDYVRISHLENNNGETTWTDSNGTFSAEVADSGSYEVEFHQTAEQGDHAESFPQDGIPDFYYLGVVSESDPALGTETLPSANNLTIRVVDQSGDPLSGIRVGLTHEFPNMKGGSTVYTETGPNGTVQAEVVGQIDFYANGKDQGYDSNGTQETVSWDETVTLTLRKTAEVSGQFEYADGTSPSGSMVTLHGSEDVDIEGLSNDGSFTTEVVANDSYELEFDQRDLDSPDRSYPKDGQPDLYVFEDEAAIGASDTDIGTRTLPTAPHLVNVTVTDENGNALADVDVTVEYERNGSAAKASGTTDDNGVVHLQDGPAGIELASGNLTIGVLSHGHPYGYETRTFTIDGDRNITIPLGKNYSVSGRFVDEQSTVLTSGELIVRSDEGNTLVSQQTDQQGRFNITVPAGDYTMLFVQTGGEAGAGPLDGLPDIYEFESPSIWSNTSYGNVTIPDGHVVDPTVVGKAGEPVEDATVWYNSNASGDEYALPFTIQTHADGRIHASGDIDDPAGLELAGPVEFSFEPPEGTDDFGFRWEHRDISVTENRSFELTLPTQEEAAMTTTFSEPIDNGTLSAGTDVTDITVDFTAVDAKVTSVAATFDGQPATAELTRDGDTMTYSATNLSDGSSYSLVVTLTDSLGRTLNKTVNFTVAGAGDGGSGGGGNQGGGGGGGGGQGSGSAGTIKIADWSVSDSTVAPGEQVTLTVTVANNADSTKTITPALYVDGELVEGKRLSVLKGMERTVEFTYRFSEEGTHSLSPDGSDFEFVTVESAGESTTTTATPTTTDSTQTTTAPSNSDDPVTTTESTTVADTTTEPPAEDDADDSGSSSSIPGFGLGPALVALVAAALLAMRRTN from the coding sequence ATGGCTGCCACGGTGGGCGGGACAGCGGTGTCGATGCCGATGCAGGAACAAGCGGAGTCGGTGGACGTGATCAGGTCACCGACGTATTCGGACGGTGAGGCACCGGAGGACAGTGTGTCAGATGTCTTCGCCTTCGGGAACGTCACGCTCGCAGGGGACAACGAGGTCACCGGAGCGCTGACGGCGGCCAATGGGACACCAGTCGATGGAGACACCGTCCAACTCGTCAATCCAGGCGGGCGGTTTACGCTCAATCAAACCAACGAGACCGGCGACTTCACGTTCTCGACCGAGGAGAACGGGTCGCACGAACTCACCTACCATCAGGACGGCTACGGTTCCCTGGCACCCGCCGATGGGATTCCGGACGTCTACACATTCGGTGACGTCGAGGTCTCCGGTGACACCGACCTCGGGACTCGTTCGCTGCCCGCCGGGCACAACCTGACGGTCCAGCTTGAGTACCCGAACGGCACGCGCATCGCCGACGCCGAGGTGCGCATTATTCACGAACGTGGTGAGGGGCACGTCGGGGCCGAGCGGACGACCGACGCGAACGGCACGGTCGACATCGAGGTCACGGGCGATATCCGCGTCTACGTGATTCCGACTGACCATCTCGATTACGAGAGCACAGACGTGACGATGACCGAAGACCGAACCGTGACTCTGACTGTCGACCCGCAGGTGCAGGTCAACGGGACGGTCACGGACCACACCGGCGCGACGGTCGAGAACATGTGGCTCTACTACGCGGGCGATGGCTCGTACGACTCGAACGTGACCGACTCGGAGGGGCGATACACGGTTGCCGTCCACCCGAACAAGAGTCACTTCGTTCGTCTGGAACAGGGACGGGCCGAACCTACCCCGTTCCCCGACGATGGCGTCCCCGGTGTGTATGTCACGGACCCGATTGCGGTCGGTGACGGCGGGACCCACGACATCCAGCTCCCGAAGGGACACGACCTGAACGTCACGGTGCAGAACGAGAGTGGTGTAGCCATCCAGGGTGTGAACCTCAGTGTCGAGGCGGTTCGGAACAACGAGAGGACGAGTGCCCCCGGGACGACCGACGCGAATGGCATGTTCGTTCCGAATGGGGCGACCGACCCCGGTATCGAGGTGAATGGCTCTATCGCGGTCGACATATGGGACACGCCTCCGGGGTACGGTGAGACAGAGGTCGCGACGAACGTCACAAACAGCACGAACCTCACCGTGACGCTCCCCAGTGCGATGACTGTCACCGGGACCGTCGAGGGCGCGAACGGGACGCCCGCGGCTTCCGACTACGTTCGCATCTCTCATCTCGAGAACAACAACGGCGAAACGACCTGGACGGATTCGAACGGGACATTCTCCGCCGAGGTCGCCGATAGTGGTTCCTACGAGGTCGAGTTCCACCAGACGGCCGAGCAGGGCGACCACGCCGAGAGCTTCCCGCAGGACGGTATTCCGGACTTCTACTACCTTGGCGTCGTCAGTGAGAGTGACCCCGCGCTCGGGACGGAGACACTGCCGAGCGCGAACAACTTGACCATCCGCGTCGTGGACCAGTCCGGTGACCCACTCTCGGGGATTCGCGTGGGACTGACCCACGAGTTCCCGAACATGAAGGGCGGCTCGACCGTCTACACGGAGACTGGTCCAAACGGGACGGTACAGGCCGAGGTCGTCGGACAGATCGACTTCTACGCGAACGGGAAGGACCAGGGCTACGATTCGAACGGGACCCAGGAGACCGTCAGCTGGGACGAGACGGTTACGCTGACGCTCAGGAAGACGGCCGAGGTCTCGGGACAGTTCGAGTACGCCGACGGCACCAGCCCGTCGGGGTCCATGGTGACGCTCCATGGCTCTGAGGACGTCGATATCGAAGGCCTCAGCAACGATGGGTCGTTCACTACTGAGGTGGTGGCGAACGACTCGTACGAACTCGAGTTCGACCAGCGTGACCTGGACTCCCCCGACCGGTCCTACCCGAAGGACGGGCAGCCCGACCTCTACGTGTTCGAGGACGAGGCGGCCATCGGGGCGTCCGACACCGACATCGGTACCAGAACCCTTCCGACAGCGCCGCATCTGGTCAACGTCACCGTGACGGACGAGAACGGGAACGCCCTCGCGGACGTCGACGTCACTGTCGAGTACGAACGGAACGGGTCGGCGGCGAAAGCTAGTGGGACGACCGACGACAACGGCGTCGTCCATCTGCAGGATGGCCCCGCCGGCATCGAACTCGCGTCGGGGAACCTCACCATCGGTGTTCTGTCACACGGTCACCCGTACGGGTACGAGACTCGGACGTTCACTATCGACGGCGACCGGAACATCACCATCCCACTGGGGAAGAACTACTCCGTCTCCGGCCGGTTCGTCGACGAGCAGAGCACGGTCCTGACCAGTGGTGAGCTCATCGTCCGCTCCGACGAAGGCAATACACTGGTGAGCCAGCAGACCGACCAGCAGGGGCGATTCAACATCACTGTCCCCGCCGGCGACTACACCATGCTGTTCGTCCAGACCGGCGGCGAAGCCGGTGCCGGTCCCCTCGACGGACTCCCAGACATCTACGAGTTCGAGAGCCCGTCCATCTGGAGCAATACGTCCTACGGGAACGTGACTATCCCCGACGGGCACGTCGTTGACCCGACTGTCGTCGGCAAGGCCGGTGAGCCGGTCGAGGACGCGACCGTCTGGTACAACTCCAACGCGTCCGGTGACGAGTACGCACTCCCGTTCACCATCCAGACGCACGCTGACGGCCGCATCCACGCCTCGGGTGACATCGACGACCCTGCCGGACTGGAACTCGCCGGTCCAGTTGAGTTCTCTTTCGAACCACCGGAAGGCACCGACGACTTCGGTTTCCGGTGGGAGCACCGAGACATCTCGGTCACCGAGAACCGGTCGTTCGAGCTCACGCTACCCACACAGGAGGAGGCGGCCATGACGACGACCTTCAGTGAGCCCATTGACAACGGCACGCTCTCCGCGGGAACCGACGTGACCGACATCACGGTGGACTTCACTGCGGTCGATGCGAAGGTCACTTCGGTCGCTGCGACGTTCGACGGCCAGCCTGCCACGGCAGAGCTGACCAGGGACGGTGACACCATGACCTACTCCGCGACGAATCTCTCGGACGGCTCCTCGTATTCGCTCGTCGTGACGCTCACTGACTCCCTCGGCCGCACCCTCAACAAGACGGTGAACTTCACCGTGGCTGGTGCCGGTGACGGCGGCAGCGGTGGCGGGGGTAACCAGGGCGGCGGTGGCGGCGGTGGTGGCGGTCAGGGCAGTGGCTCGGCTGGCACCATCAAGATTGCTGACTGGTCCGTCTCGGACTCGACTGTCGCCCCCGGTGAGCAGGTCACGCTCACCGTCACGGTCGCGAACAACGCCGACAGCACGAAGACCATCACCCCCGCGCTGTACGTGGACGGCGAACTCGTCGAAGGCAAGCGCCTCTCCGTGCTGAAGGGCATGGAGCGCACCGTCGAGTTCACCTACCGCTTCAGCGAGGAGGGAACGCACAGCCTCAGTCCCGACGGCAGCGACTTCGAGTTCGTCACCGTCGAATCGGCGGGCGAATCGACGACCACGACCGCGACGCCGACCACGACCGACTCGACGCAGACCACGACCGCACCGTCGAACAGCGACGACCCGGTGACGACGACCGAGTCGACCACCGTGGCCGACACCACGACGGAACCCCCGGCAGAGGACGACGCTGACGACTCCGGAAGCAGCTCCTCGATACCCGGATTCGGTCTCGGACCCGCGCTCGTCGCCCTGGTCGCGGCGGCGCTGCTCGCGATGCGTCGGACCAACTGA
- a CDS encoding glycoside hydrolase family 99-like domain-containing protein encodes MESTDEERTTQPVATGPTFDLQTAIETGDTSQHIVVTGRITADTGVDSVTVETQGADERLDAGGESEFTLDTTLAVEGGRAYQITVSAVTGDGREASTQLETDHVPVFAESLETDRLVGAHYYPWYEMSGGHQDWTEWTVSDPVLGEYSADDARVVDQHLKWCLEYGIDWLSVSWWGPESGSDTALNGTLVEMERFDDVQFSILYETVGRLEAYEYDLDRSAARERLQSDFEYLAERYFGRENYLHIDSQPVVYFYVSNNLSGDVEAAFADATANLDTDLYVLAGIPFGSAPATYPIIDVADAVTSYNPYSPRADIEAVFHDNYEQGNKVMNLGARVADIGFVPVVIPGFNDTGIPDNVREDNPILSSSPDRYERILEQVRPHLADSEAVLITSFNEWYEDTQIEPGDDFGTEYLELTADKLANATSAGFNTSGTTLRFAFNETIVPAETNPDSTDDRELAFMAGGLRFLDDGEVLTNFDIGDASNEPLLLKGVYGTASNDSYSWRWFGGPDAETVLFVEADISNADTAVLTGEPMRSDRIEAEVFVDGAKTDQLVFGKRDGRLDDYTFAV; translated from the coding sequence GTGGAATCGACAGACGAGGAGAGGACGACACAACCCGTCGCGACGGGACCGACCTTCGACCTGCAGACGGCTATCGAAACCGGCGACACGTCTCAACACATCGTCGTCACCGGTCGAATCACTGCTGACACCGGCGTCGATTCGGTCACGGTCGAAACACAGGGAGCGGATGAGAGGCTCGATGCTGGTGGCGAATCCGAATTCACGCTCGATACCACCCTTGCGGTGGAAGGCGGGCGAGCGTACCAGATAACGGTCTCGGCAGTCACTGGCGATGGACGGGAGGCCAGCACACAACTGGAGACGGACCACGTTCCGGTCTTCGCCGAGTCCCTGGAGACAGACCGACTCGTCGGTGCCCACTACTACCCCTGGTACGAGATGTCCGGCGGCCACCAGGACTGGACCGAATGGACCGTAAGCGACCCTGTGCTAGGAGAGTATTCGGCTGACGACGCACGCGTCGTCGACCAGCACCTCAAGTGGTGTCTCGAATACGGCATCGACTGGCTCTCGGTGAGTTGGTGGGGACCGGAGTCCGGTTCGGACACCGCACTGAACGGGACGCTCGTCGAGATGGAGCGGTTCGACGACGTCCAGTTCTCCATCCTCTACGAGACGGTCGGTCGGCTGGAAGCGTACGAGTACGACCTCGACCGGTCCGCTGCTCGCGAGCGGTTGCAGTCAGACTTCGAGTACCTCGCGGAGAGGTACTTCGGACGCGAGAACTACCTCCACATCGACAGCCAGCCGGTTGTATACTTCTACGTCTCGAACAACCTCAGCGGTGACGTCGAAGCCGCGTTCGCGGATGCGACGGCGAATCTGGACACAGACCTCTACGTCCTGGCCGGTATCCCGTTCGGGTCCGCCCCGGCCACGTACCCGATAATCGACGTTGCAGACGCAGTCACCTCGTACAACCCCTACAGCCCCCGGGCAGACATCGAGGCGGTGTTCCACGACAACTACGAGCAGGGGAACAAGGTGATGAACCTTGGAGCGCGGGTCGCCGACATCGGGTTCGTCCCGGTCGTCATCCCTGGATTCAACGATACCGGAATCCCCGACAACGTCCGCGAGGACAATCCCATCCTCTCGTCCTCTCCCGACCGCTACGAACGCATTTTAGAACAGGTTCGACCGCACCTCGCCGACAGCGAAGCGGTTCTCATCACCTCGTTCAACGAATGGTACGAGGACACCCAGATCGAACCGGGAGACGACTTCGGGACCGAGTATCTGGAACTCACAGCCGACAAGCTCGCGAACGCGACCTCCGCCGGGTTCAACACCTCGGGGACGACCCTTCGCTTCGCGTTCAACGAGACGATCGTCCCCGCGGAGACGAACCCAGATAGCACGGACGACCGCGAGTTGGCGTTCATGGCCGGTGGGCTTCGGTTCCTCGACGACGGCGAGGTCCTCACAAACTTCGACATCGGGGACGCCTCCAACGAACCCCTGCTGTTGAAAGGTGTCTACGGCACGGCGTCGAACGACTCGTACTCCTGGCGCTGGTTCGGTGGTCCGGACGCCGAAACGGTCCTCTTCGTCGAAGCAGACATCTCGAACGCAGACACTGCGGTCCTCACGGGCGAACCGATGCGCTCAGACCGCATCGAGGCCGAGGTCTTCGTCGATGGGGCCAAGACCGACCAGTTGGTCTTCGGGAAGCGCGACGGGAGGTTGGACGACTACACGTTCGCCGTGTAG